In the Elizabethkingia bruuniana genome, AAAGAAAAAAATATAGAGAATATTTATCAGATTGTAAAAGAAGTATCTTCAATTACACATGGGCACTTCAGATCAGTACTTGCTTGCTTTATTTATATAATATTTGCTATTCAGCTTATAAAGGGAAATGATAAGAAGGATGCCTATAAGTATATGCAAAAGACAGTCTTAGAGTATTCAGAAGAAAAAGAATTTAATCCAAAAGAAATGGTACTTTTTCAAAAATTGCTGAGAGAAGATATCTTAATGTACTCTGAAAATGATATTAAAAGTAGTGGTTATGTTCTTGATACACTGGAAGCATCATTCTGGTGCTTTATGAGTAAAAAAACTTATAAAGAATGTGTTCTGGAGGCCGTGAACCTTGGAAAAGATACCGATACAACAGCAGCAATTACTGGTGGATTAGCCGGCATATATTATGGTTTTGAAGATATTCCAGAAGAATGGGTATTGGATTTAGTGAGAAAAGATGATATACTACATTTATGTAAAAGACTCGAAAATAAACTAATATAAGCAATGAATGAAGTTGA is a window encoding:
- a CDS encoding ADP-ribosylglycohydrolase family protein; this encodes MRNTIKSGIFGVCIGDALGVPVEFKERSYLKEQPVTGYLEYMSWNQPKGTWSDDSSLTLCLAEILVKGYNLEKLGESFVKWYKYGHWTAHGKLFDIGGTTKHAIARLIKGESAAFSGNLFEEDNGNGSLMRILPLAFYLEKEKNIENIYQIVKEVSSITHGHFRSVLACFIYIIFAIQLIKGNDKKDAYKYMQKTVLEYSEEKEFNPKEMVLFQKLLREDILMYSENDIKSSGYVLDTLEASFWCFMSKKTYKECVLEAVNLGKDTDTTAAITGGLAGIYYGFEDIPEEWVLDLVRKDDILHLCKRLENKLI